The following nucleotide sequence is from Cytophagia bacterium CHB2.
TTCAATTTTCGGAATTTCCGCCATGGCCGCAACTTCCATCGCATGCTGCACGTCAGTGGGATTCTTCATGTATTCCTCCAGGCCGGCGCGCGTGATGCGCGGCAGCGCTGCTTGCGACATGCTGCACAACTCCACGGCATTGGCGATGTTGCCGCGCTGGATCAACTCGAGAATCTTGCTGACAAACGCGGTCGAATCAATGCGATTCTTGAAATTCAACACAATGAAACGCTCGATGATTATGGCCACGGCCAAAATCAATGTGAGCAGAATCGCCCACATCCAGCTTCCGCCGGACGCAAAAAAATTGACAAATGCACCCATACAGATTCAAACCTCCTTGACTTAAAACGAGAGATTGGGATTTAAAAATTTGCAAACGAAGAAATGAA
It contains:
- a CDS encoding MotA/TolQ/ExbB proton channel family protein, producing MGAFVNFFASGGSWMWAILLTLILAVAIIIERFIVLNFKNRIDSTAFVSKILELIQRGNIANAVELCSMSQAALPRITRAGLEEYMKNPTDVQHAMEVAAMAEIPKIEKRTSYLSLLANIATLLGLLGTIFGLIDSFAAVTNADASQKAALLASGIAVAMNTTAFGLIVAIPTLVFYSMLNERITAITDEINENAARIFQRLNRVKVTK